The Coffea arabica cultivar ET-39 chromosome 6e, Coffea Arabica ET-39 HiFi, whole genome shotgun sequence genome contains the following window.
CCCTTTGTTTGTTCAACTTTCCCCTTCCTTTATTAGGTTAATTTGATCTTCTACCAATGACTTTTTTAGTTTGCTTGCATGTGCTGAGCTTGCAGCGGGCTGGCAGGCTTCTACTTTTGTGGCTATGAGTGTTGGTATCATTTTTGTTCCACCGACTTTTTATGCACACATTTAAAGTCCATGGGAGTTTAATTTTGTACGACTTGACCTTTTGTTCAACATTCCGACCTAGGTTGGTTTTGTGGCAATTGCGGTTTGGCCTATCATATCTTTTTGCTCTAACCGTTTCTGCTTACATGTATAAAATGATTTATACTACTGCTAGCTAAAAGAAGTACTGGTGCATGCAATTCGTAAAGAAGAGGGGATAGGGAAGTTATTGTTGCTGTATTTAAGTAGAGTTTCAAGAGGCTAAGGATTGATGCCTGTGATTGGGGTAGTCAACACTAGAATGGGTTTACTTCTCGTGCAAATTATGTTATTACATTTGACTAGGAGGCTGAGTTATAATTGCAAAGTCATAAAATTTGTATGCTATGTTTGCTCTTATATATTTTGTGCTTTTGATGAACTTAATTACGAAAAGGGGATTAGCTGAAGCATGTTAGGAATTTACCCTAATTGACATCTGGCCGACAGCGGGATGACAGTGGAAGAATATATGGGTAAACAGGTTATTATGTGTGCAGCTTGAGGGTTTGTAAATATCTATCTTTAAGGCCTTGATGTGGAAAGGGCGATTCTCATACTGTCTGCCCTGTGTTCTACCTTATTTGTCTTCTTTATCATGTGTTCTATAATAGGATTGTTTTAACTTTTGGCTGTTCTACTAGAATTTTCTAGCCTTGTTTCTACATATATGCCCAAGATGTTGAtgtgaaatttctttttgagaggatgatcctttttgttttccctttgAAGTACTGGTTAAAGGCGTTATTTCATTGTGTTGTTACATGACAATAATACAAGCAGTAGTCATGGATGAAAAGTTTTGGCCGACAATTCTGTATTACCAAAAATGGATGTATgatgttttaaatatttttttattgatgCTATAAAATCCGACTCAGTCCTGCTCCAGTAACATTTTAGATGCTGAAAATCTAATTATCTTCTACTCTTTTTGTTGAATAACTCTGCTATTTTTTGTTGCAGGGAAATCTAATCATGCAAGTTCTGCCAAGAGATCTGGGCATCTTATCAGACCCACTTCTCCCAAGTCTCCTGTTGCTAGTGTCAGTGCTTTTGAAAGTGTGGAAGGATCAGATGATGAAGATAATATGACTGACAGTGCTGGACTAAACGATGCATATCTACATGCCAATGGGAATGCGGTAATACTTAATGATAGATTTGGGCGTGCACAATTCCATTTGGTTTTTTTTATTCCTTgtattttcttgattcaatcaatGTCCTTGTGCTGTCAAGGATTTACTTTCTCGAGTCTTGCCAATGTtgtataatttcttttcatttatgATGCTACATAAAGTCCCCAGGAATTCACTAAATTGACCCTATAACGAGCTGGGTCCTGAATGTTAAAGTATGTTTCAGGATTTACCGGATCACAGGAATGCCAATAATGGAGAGCAAATGGCTATGTCTGCATCAAGTATGATTCGATCCCATAGCGTATCTGGTGATCTGCACAGTGTGCAACCAGACCCTGTGGCTGCGGACATTCTCAGAAAAGAACCAGAACAGGAAACCTTTGTGAAGCTGAAAATTGCCCCAAGGGGTATTACAtcctcttctttcctttttatgttATAGGGTATAGCTTTTGTCAGCCCATTGGTTGTTTCTGTCCTGCAGCATACTTGCTAATGATTAGGCTAATAATTTATGCTTTGATGAAAACTTAAGTGTCATGTTACAGTTAAACTACCTTATTTTTCCTTCAGGTGTTATTGATTGACTAATATCACGGCTGAAACCAAGGGATTTGTGGAAATTTGTTTAATTTAACATTTAATGTACCCATCCATACTTTTTTCATTCTTCTTGGTCAAATGGAAAAGAAGAACAAACAGTCGGGTAGCAGCATTTCATTTCCAACAGCTGAGCTTTAATCTTCAGCCTTGGTTTTCATAGAAGTTAAGAAGCAATAATCATAATACCGATGCTTGTGAATAAACTATATCACCATATTAGTACAAAATTGACTGTTCTGTTCATTTTTGTATGTGTGAAAGCATCATGACGATAATTCTGTTCTATTTTTGGTCGTCCATGTATCTATTCTCCCCCTCACTGTTAGTGTGCACTTTATGTACTTTTCAGACTATTGGAATTAACATTGGAATCTATCCTTGCTTGTAATAAATGTACATGGATGCCAAAGCctatattttatttctttgtaatGATTTTCAGAGACACCATCTCCTGATGAAGTGGACGTCTATCGGAATCTGCAAGTGTGCCTAGAAATGAGAAAGACATATGTATTTAGGGAAGCTGTTGCGCCATGGGAAAAGGAAATCATAACTGATCCAAGCACACCAAAGCCCATTCCAAATCCATTTGATTATATGCCAGAACGAAAATCTGATGTAAGATAAAATGCGttagaattttttctttttttggttgatttttctTATGTGTGAGTAGTTTGAGGATTTTATTTTCTGTTCCTGTTGTTTTACTTTGTTGTGTTGGCACATTGTTATTAAGTACAGGGTTTCGAGTCACTAATATGTTGAGTGTTCCTACAGCATTCTTTTCAGATGGAAGATGGAGTTGTGCAAGTTTATGCTAATAAGGAGGGTAAGATGCTTGGTACCTTTGTCATTTTTTTGGTATAATAGTGTATCATCTTTGCCCTTTTTCCCCTctgatttttattattttccttcATCTAGCAACGGAGAAACTTTTCCCAGTAGCTGATGCAACCACCTTTTTCACTGACCTGCACCACATCCTTAAAGTTATTGCTGCGGGGAATATTCGGACACTATGTCACCATCGCCTAGTACTTTTAGAACAAGTAGATACTATGACTTTGATAGTTGTTTGTAGGAAGTGTGTTGAGTTTTGTTAGTGACCTAAAATTGTTTGCTTTTCAAAATACTGACTTATATGTTGTCCAGAAATTCAACCTCCATTTGATGCTTAATGCTGATCGGGAATTCCTTGCTCAAAAAAGTGCCCCACACCGTGACTTCTATAATGTCAGGAAAGTCGACACCCACGTTCACCACTCAGCCTGCATGAACCAGAAGCATCTTTTGAGGTTTATAAAGTCAAAGCTGAGGAAAGAGCCTGACGAGGTGTTGGGTCATTCTACTTGAGCTGTCTGCCATTTTCAAAGCATCATATATACTTCTCTTCTTCTGGATTAAAAGTGTCACTAACAAAAGTTTTTATGGAATAAAATCTGTAGAACTTTTCACAAATCCATCAAGATAGTGCCATTTTTCTGAGTATCTTACATAGGTATACCTTTTCTTCAGGTTGTCATATTTCGTGATGGTACCTATTTGACATTGAAAGAAGTTTTTGAGAGCTTGGATTTATCTGGGTATGAGAGGCTCCTAAATTCTGTGCTTTGAAGAATTGCTCGCCTCTCAGTTCAACTCTTTTGACTTGACTCATTGCTTTTTGACATCTGCTTTTCGCTTTTTTGTTTCActgataattttttttcccaaacagGTATGATCTGAATGTTGACCTACTGGATGTTCATGCTGACAAGAGCACCTTTCATCGATTTGACAAGTTTAATCTTAAGTACAACCCTTGTGGTCAAAGTAGGCTAAGGGAGATTTTTCTGAAGCAGGAAAACCTTATACAGGGTATTGCCATATTTTCTCTTCAGACCTGAAAAACTAGATCTTCATTTTAGTGAAAAAGAAGTTTCCACATTCTAGGTCATACCACTTGCTTTCGATCACCATGCATTTCCTTTGCAATATGAATTAAGATAAGCCATCCAATTCTTCTGTTTCTTCTTCgtcattttctttcttgttaCTCAAGTTCCACTTCGCGCCAGATTGTCCCCTTGATtctgttttcaatttttgtttacTTGGAAGCTTTATATTTGTTTATCAGATGTATTGAGTTTAAGATTTATTATATCTGCAAATTTGCAGGTCGTTTCCTTGGTGAGCTGACTAAGCAAGTTTTTTCTGATCTTGAAGCAAGCAAATATCAAGTGCGTCCTTTGTGTGTAATGAAATTTATCATctgctttttcatttttatttttcaccgtGCAGAAGATCAGCAATGCCTTAATAGTTCTTCCTTTTGCTTTGTGACACACTGAGCAACCCTGACTTACAACGAAACTTCTTGGCGGCCATTTTTGTTCTCTTCTGTCCATTTTGTGAAAGCTTTTCCATTTGTTTATCTTgtatcctttccttttctttttctttgggaGAGTGGGcctttacttatgtcattttttcttcttaaattAAGTATTCTTCCCAGTACTTATGtcatcttttgtatttttgttaAGCAAGAACTTTAAGGTTAAGATGCTTGTACCGCTTGAAAAATATGTGAAGATTGTTGCTTGAAGTCTGCATTGTCTTCACTTTCTGGCTGAGATGACAAGACTTCTGCACAACAATTTTAGCTTTGATGAGGGAAGGTGTCTGGTCTCCTTGTTTTCTTCAAGCACGTTTTATATACTTTTCAAATGATATTTAGATTCTAGGGTAAAGTTTCTGCAGGTTGGAATATCTTGGTAATTTTGTGTCAAAACTTGGaagattttttaaagtacaTCACTTGCAAAATGAATCTGGTGGTGTTGTTTTTGTTGtagtcttcttttccttttaaaatTATATGAGCATTTTGATGTTATGATTTGGGTTTCTGTCCAGTACAACGCTCCATGATTATGCCAGTTAAAGTCCAAACTTCTTCACTCCTTATTCTTGTTTGGATTAAGTATTGGTGGTTCTCCTTTGGTTCTGATGCAGATGGCTGAATACAGGGTATCCATATATGGCAGAAAGCAGAGTGAGTGGGACCAGCTGGCTAGTTGGATAGTAAACAATGACTTGTATAGCGAGAATGTTGTCTGGTTGATTCAGGTATCCAACAGAACCAACTGTATTTGTGTTGATGTCCTTGGCAAGAACTTTGTGGAAAGAACCTTAGTTCTTCTCTAGAAGGTCGATACTATTAAATGTCGATTAAAACAACCTTCTTCTCCTTTCTGCTCAACTTGTTCTCTCTAACAATTGGACAGCAATAATGTCCTTAAGGAAAGCTTTTACGTACCCCTGGGTTCTCAGAAATGCTCTATACCATGTTATGTTTATGCAAATCGTTGTATATTGCCCAAATagttctgattacttttcctatGTTAATTGGAAAACACTGTTCTCATCTTATAATTAGTCGTGTGCTTTAAtaagaaaattatttattatttgtcaaaattggTTCTGTTTGCAGGAACAAAACCCTGGAATTTCAAGATTTTGTCTTGCATGTCATTCGCCCATCTATGGCCACTTACTATTGTTCTTTTTCTCTGTTTTGCCTTTTCTTCTTGAATTCTTCCACTGTCTTGATTGAAGGGCTTATGACTATAATTCAAATACTTGTTACTTAACTTTTCATGTTTAATTTTGATGTTTAACTTTTCTGTAATTGGTTCTAAGAACAATcataatgagggggaaagaaGAATCAATACCAATAGGCGCCTTATACTACAATTTTATAATAGGGGCCTGCTTTATGCTTATGGTTTAAAGTTTGAAGTTGTGTATAGTCTTGCAATGCATCTGATGCTGTCAAAATGGATAATGCTGTTGACTGTCAGACATAAATGGCTAACTTTTGGGGAGCATTATGAATGCTGTCAGACTTGGAAATTCTAGGAGATTGGTTTCGTGTTGTATAACTAGGTTCAGAGTCTCTGAGTGCTGTCCAATGGACACAATGTCAGGTCTGAAGCCTATTATGATTAGGGAGAAAAGCATCTAAGTTTGAGGCGGTATAAAATCTCTTGTTTCAgcccttttttttccctaagCATCTTGTTTAATCAGAATATTAAATGCTATCTGAATAGTGATTTTCGTATTGAATTTCAATTCTTTTCAGCTTCCAAGACTCTACAATGTCTACAAGGAAATGGGAATTGTGACATCTTTTCAGAACATTCTTGATAATGTTTTCCTTCCTTTGTTTGAGGTTACTGTGGATCCAGATTCACATCCTcagttgcatgttttcttgaagCAGGTATGCATACTACCACTACATCAACTTTATTCTGCTTTATTGGGTAATAAACCATGTTCATTGAATACTGATAATTCTCCGGGTTAATCTCCCTGAAAGCTGGGTTCCTTTTCATGTTCCCTCAATATTCCTTTTTCTGTTCCATATGACAATGTTTGAAGGCAGACAAGAGGTGGCTTTTGGTAGCATGTAAAAAGATGATAGGGTTAAAACCCTGTAGTAGTGTCTAGGAGATAGTTATAAGTGAATAAATGATGAGCTATTCACCATTGCCAGATGTGGGTGTTATAAATTCATGTTTTTTAGTTAACAATAGTCTTTGTATAATGTCTAAGATGGTTTAACTAAATCCTGTTCCTGGATATTCAGGTGGTTGGATTTGATTTGGTGGACGATGAAAGTAAGCCAGAAAGACGTCCTACAAAACACATGCCGACACCTGCTCAGTGGACCAACATATTCAATCCTGCATACTCATACTACATTTACTATTGTTATGCTAACTTATACACCTTAAATAAGGTAAAGAAGTTGTTTCTGTTTATGCACTCTCcagaaattgagaaaaatgaagtaatttACCAATTGTGTGATTTGCTTCtcctttgtttttttcctttttttttttgggaaagggggggggggggttgtggTGTTAGGCAGTGCACCGTGGGGTTGATGGATGGTATAAAGGTTGGGGTTGGGGATAATGGGCTTACCACATTTCAATATTATCATTACAGCACTACTTTACATCTCTATCAACTGTAAGAGGCCTTTAAGATTTGGGCAATAGCTTTTTGGTCTTTGTCCTGATTTTTTcctagacttttttttttgccttacaATACAGGCAATAGCTTTTTGGtgtttttgctaattttttttttctgttagaCTATTGTTTTTCACTTCTGTCATGACTCATGGGGCTAATACCAGGAATGGAAACTTGAGATAGGATTACTGTAATATAAAtagtattttcttaaattgttacTATGATTGAGTTGTTGCTTGTAAGATGCAATAGCAAAAATcctcctaacattattttccaGGGCCTTTTCTGCTTTCCACTGTTTTTCTGTAACAGTTTtgcattttttcccttttttttgtggCCCGGGGGGAGGGGGGAGGTGTTTTGGCATTGCAGAAGAGGAAGGTTTAAGGATTCCTTCACCTAAAGATGGTGGTGTTTTCACCGGTGTATATGATTATATGGTTAATCTGTTTGCTGGCATTGTTTTGTGAGAATTAATTGCATAACATTTCAGCTTCGCGAGTCAAAAGGAATGACCACTATCAAACTCCGTCCACATTCTGGAGAGGTACATAAATGTTCATTCTGTGTGATCTGAAGTTAGATTGATTGTGTTATTGATGGTTTCAGTTTGTTAGGCTGGTGATGTTGACCACCTTGCAGCGACATTTCTTACTGCTCATAATATTGCGCATGGAATCAACTTGAGAAAATCTCCTGTACTTCAGTATTTGTACTACCTGGCCCAGGTAAAACAACACACGTCAAATTGATTAGCTTCCAAAGTGTGCACATTGTAATGCATTGGGATGGTTTCTTTGATTTCAGATTGGTCTTGCCATGTCTCCACTGAGCAACAACTCATTGTTTTTGGACTACCATCGGAATCCATTTCCCATGTTTTTCCTGCGTGGCCTCAATGTGTCGCTTTCAACTGATGATCCTTTGCAGATTCACCTAACAAAAGAGCCCCTCGTGGAAGAATACAGCATTGCAGCTTCTGTGAGTTCTTCAAGTCTTTTGTCAGAAAATATTTGAGTTGTGAACTGTTATGGTTGTCCAATAAGTTTGCTATCTGGTGCAGGTTTGGAAGTTAAGTtcatgtgatatatgtgagattgCACGGAATTCAGTTTATCAATCTGGTTTCTCTCATGTACTGAAGGTAAGTTAGTCCTGTTGAAGTTGTACAATTTGTGTTTGCAATAATATAAATTCTCCaccaaatttattttctattttatttcttttgagtAACGCTTAACACAGTGCTTCATAGTTTgcattattgttatttttgggTGGACATGCCAGATGGAATATGCTGCAGCAAACGCCTTTTTGGCCAAGTTGTTTAGTTCTTTTGCCTTATCTACGTATACCCTAAATCTTGATGCCATTCAATTGCTGCTTTGTTATCACTAATTTACTGGGAAAGCATGTTCTCATTTGGCAAGTCTAATTCCTACTATTTTGGATGGGGGCCAATTGCAGGCCCTTTTATGGTACTTTGTAGAGTACAATAAATATTTTAATCTGCCTGTGTTTGCTTTTTTGAAGCCTATCCTTTATAACAATTGTAAATATATGTTTCCTGTTGTAATGTCTGAACTATGAACATCTGTTCTTAGTCTCACTGGGTCGGGAAGGAATACTACAAGAGAGGACCAGACGGGAATGATATTCACAAGACAAACGTACCTCATATCCGCCTTGAATTTCGTGATATGGTATGGAAGTTGTTTTGAATTATGTTTTAATGTCTTCACATTATGAGAGAATCAATATCTTtgctatataatatatatatatatatatatatgtctatACCAAATTCATTGTTGTACAGGCAGTCTGAAATGTCATAAACAAGCAGTTTTGAAAAGCTTTGGTAAAGAGGAAGTACTAGGAAATatggttttcttttccttctaatCAGTGGATTTGAAGGAAGGAAACTGATTCAAATTCTAATCGTTCTCTCCTTATCGCGTTATCCTAATGCATTTTTCAGAAGTTTTACCTTTTGGAATGGTCTTTGGTTGATGATGGAGGCCTCTGTTTGAAGATTAGCTTCCAAAATCCAAGTTGGATCAGATGAAGCAAATCTTATCGTGAAGTTACATATTGtcatttgaataaattttggctTCTCCTAGCgacgcctttttttttttttttttaaagcagaTCAGGTGTTAGAATATAAAGGTGACAAATTACGTGTTCAATATTGCAGATTTGGAGAGAGGAGATGCAACAGGTTTATTTGGGAAATTCTATATTTGCTGAACATATTGACCCATAATAAGCTTGGCTGGCTTTCTTTTGCGAGCTGGAACTTTTACATTCTATGTGGAGGTATCCCTAAAATTTATCCATTAGAACTGAGGAAATTTTCCATTCtctgtttatttttgttatttctgtagaagttcttttttcctttttattccaTATCAGATAAGGGCTGCAACGGTACTACAAATTAATGATGGTGTTGCCTGCACGTCtgctcctctttttctttttctcaggAAAAGTGCAAAAAAGCCAAGGACCTGCGGAATAGAACTTTAGAACAGAGTAGTATATGCATCtcaagaaaaattaaagaaaagaaataaagcaaaagCCAAACAGGACATATCCATGTAATAGAGAATAGTACAAGGTAACTTTGTATTTTACTTTGTATAAACATGTATAATGTGATCCGTCACCCACGGCAACTGAATGTTGAAGCTTATTTGAAAACACAATAATGAGTTCTTGAGTTGCGACTCAGTTGTTGCCAAGGTTATGAACGGGAAGATTTAAGTCCCCTTTTGTAACAGTGGGCTGCCTCTTAGTCTTAGGGGTACCTCCTAACAAACCCCGGTTGGACGCTATTATTATATAAAAGGCAGTCTCAAAGGCGTGACATAAACTCGGGCAAGAGAGCAAAATATCACCCTCCTCACAAAGGCTAAGGCCGTGATATGTCAAGGCGTGTAGGACCATGCAACTTCAGATATTTAGATTACACTTCTTTTGCAGGGGCAGGGTCGAACTTGGCCGAAGGATGTCACCTCCCGATTAGGAGTAACTATGTgcaaataaatataataaaggAGATTCACGGCCAGTACCGTCGCGCTTGGAACATACAACAAATACTAGCAGAACATCAATGAATAGAGAGAGACTAAAGTAATCAATCATCATCATGTACATCAGCAAATGGCTCATTCATCCAACAAAGTAGGGAATGCTCGGCTGGACAGAAGTACCATTAACCAGCTGCATACAAATCAACCAACAAGCTGGAAGAAATCCGtaatattatttaaaatgtGAAGTTTAATACATCATCATCGTCAAACATCTTTCTTTCTTAGTTTAGCCTTCCTCTTCGCCGTTAGAAGGAAATCCAAGCACTGAACACTACCATGTACACCGGCTGTTTGCATCTGATACTTAACTCCACCATCTCACTCATTCTTGAAGGACTGCAAAAAGATACGAACGAAATCAACAAATCGTACATCTACTTATCCAAGCATACAAAACTCAGCATTGATCTGAGCATCCAACCTCGAAATTTTTGGCCACCTGCTCCGAAACTTTTTTCTTCACCTCTGCGGCTGCATCCAACATTATTTCGTCAAGAAGAAAACGTTAGCCCAATttaataaaagaagaagaagaagaagaagagtgcTGCACTCAAAGaaccaaaaaccaaaagaatTGATGAGCAGCATGGGATACGAGCGCATGCCTTTGACAGAAACGTTCTCTATCCTCTTCGATGTCCTAACTGCAAATCTTTGGAAAGCAGGACTGAAACAGATTATAAGAATTAGTAGGAAACATCAGAACAGATCAGGATAGTACTTCACACCGTCCAAGCAAAAACAGTCCACAAGGATATAGAAATTTAATGTACACGAGCAACTAGAGTCCAAATCTCACAACAAAAGAAAGTACCCATAAGTTCAGTACTAATCCCTGAATGTATTTAACCAAAAATATGACCAACGACTATAGTTATCCCTACCAAAAAACAATAAGTTGTTGACAGCAACATACCATCAAGCTAATAATTTGCGTATGCTTCAAGTTTCAAAGCAACCAAAAAATCATACTTGATAGCAAAATAAGTTATCTTTAACCAAATAATATGAATCACTGCCCCCAACACCAAAGAACTCCcaaccacccccccccccccccgcggCCGCGGGgcccaaaaaaaatagaagaagaagaagaagacaccAAACTCCTAGGCAATTAAAGCCACCAAAAGTATAGTCAATACAAATGCCAATTTACAACAAGCTCGAAAAAACAAGtccaattaaaatataaaagaacaAGTACATGAACCAGATTCATTAAAATCTTGTAAAACATAAATGCTTCAGATTGTATGACCGTATAACAAGTTCAAAAAAAACTAGGCAGCCTCAGAGCACTAAAGTTTGAAAAGAACAATTGCGATCATTTCCGCAAATCATTACAAGCCTACGAAAGTCATCATCGGCATGCGAGCATTAAAGGAAAAGGATtatcattttcactaaaataaAATTCAGACCAAATAGCTCAAAACGGAAGCCGCATCAATTTAGTAGAAACTACTAATGAGATACGTGGATAAGAGTAGAAAAATGCTTCCAGAGACGCCAAAATATTCAGGAAAATAGAGTCTGTAAATAATGATAACCTGTTCGCGAGGCCATTCACGATGAGCTCGTTGGCGACGTAAGACATGACCCGATGGATGAAATTTCCTCCTCCAGCCATTATCGATTCCTCTCGGAGACTgatcaagtcaaaaacatgttAATTATTGGACAATTAGATAATATATTCGAGAAAGCTAAGAGTTTAAGGGTCATAGAAATAGCAAAACGACAATGAAGAGAGAGGGCTTCAACCTGAGATGCGATGGCCGAAAtcggaaactagggtttttagaGTCAGAAATCGCGATAACCTCCTGTATTTGGAGGCTGGAGGCTGGAGCTGGATTGACGCCAACAAGAGGCGggtttcctaaaactctaagtTGGGTGGGTCCCCGGGAAATTCGGGTCTCTGGGCATATAAACTATAATGGGCTTCTACCAGTAATGGGCGCAATTTGGAGTTTTGGGTTGGGATTCCCAACGGAGCCCAGAGAGCCCATCCGTGATAGCAGGTCTAATATGCTTACTGTACGGATCTTCTTGTTGATTAGAGCACGAAATAAGAGGCCAGCACCCATTAACTTTGAATGTAAAATTCAGATTCAGAAACGTAAAGTTATCAGGAATGGCAAATACTTGGATAAACCCTCGGTTTATATAGATTTTGCGATTCAAATTTTGTCATATGTCATATCATCACGCGGACTCAAAAATTAATGGTGTGACAAAATTTGAATCACATGATTTACAAGACTACATCTACCCAAGTTTTTTGCCACCGTTAAATTTGTCATAAAGACTCAAATAGGGATGCATTCCCTCCTCGAGCTCTTCTCTTTCTACTTGCAAAggcttgaaaagaaaaaaaaaaatgaatggatGCTTGTCTAGGCGGGCAATAGAATAGAGAAAGCTCTAGCATGTTATGGTATAGCGTACGAGGCTTTTTGGCCTcattttgaccaagaaaaaataattttagcaAAAGATAAGCTTTCCAAAGATAAAATAAACGATAAGCCTATACAAAGAGCAAGATTGCCCAGTCGCATCATGGTATCTAGACTATCTACCAAAGGCATTCATCTACAGTCAAAACATCCCAGTGCTATACCTCACTCTACAACGGAATCTCAAATCGCTTTTACAAGTGGAACTTTCCTCCATCAGGCTCCAACAAGCCTAACAGTAGTGTCAACAATGGTTGCAAGGATTCTATCAGCAGCAGCAGGAGCAGGAACATTCTTGAAAATAGCCTTATTTCTGGCTTTCCAAACCTGATAGATTGTACTAATAGCCAACAAACGGCTTGAAATTCCAGTGCAGGTGGACTCAATAGATCATGGTTTAGCGCCCCTGCACTCTTCACGTAATGCTTGAAACTTTTGCCATACGATTGCAGTCACCGgacattcaaaaaataaatgatcTATAATTTCCTCAGTAGCATTGCGCAGAATACAACAGAATGTTGAACCAAAAGGTTGTGCCAATCCTCTAAGCTTCAAGACCTTCCTCCACACTTAAAGAGCAATCAGAAGGAATATTAACCCTCAAAAGTGTTAGTGATAAATTATTCCCTTTAAAGTGCATTTTCTCTGCAAATTCACTAAGGGCCTCTGTTTGGAGTTAAAGTGGCTTATCAAAACGCACTTAAATTAGTAGAGATTTTAGTCAGAGTAGTTATGAAATGCTTGCTCACATTATTATTTGGATGCATATATTATTGGGGTGCATACTTACATAAGtga
Protein-coding sequences here:
- the LOC113694951 gene encoding AMP deaminase isoform X4, which codes for MDTYALHLAMAALVGASAVAVSAYYMHRKTLNHLLEFAKTIERERERGDAVAEDGGVGYGGGGADSPQHFKRYGSVDKRRNHGRRKGSGYYRRGSASLPDVTAISGGMDILDDRRNGPVHVDSIPTGLPRLHTLPEGKSNHASSAKRSGHLIRPTSPKSPVASVSAFESVEGSDDEDNMTDSAGLNDAYLHANGNADLPDHRNANNGEQMAMSASSMIRSHSVSGDLHSVQPDPVAADILRKEPEQETFVKLKIAPRETPSPDEVDVYRNLQVCLEMRKTYVFREAVAPWEKEIITDPSTPKPIPNPFDYMPERKSDHSFQMEDGVVQVYANKEATEKLFPVADATTFFTDLHHILKVIAAGNIRTLCHHRLVLLEQKFNLHLMLNADREFLAQKSAPHRDFYNVRKVDTHVHHSACMNQKHLLRFIKSKLRKEPDEVVIFRDGTYLTLKEVFESLDLSGYDLNVDLLDVHADKSTFHRFDKFNLKYNPCGQSRLREIFLKQENLIQGRFLGELTKQVFSDLEASKYQMAEYRVSIYGRKQSEWDQLASWIVNNDLYSENVVWLIQLPRLYNVYKEMGIVTSFQNILDNVFLPLFEVTVDPDSHPQLHVFLKQVVGFDLVDDESKPERRPTKHMPTPAQWTNIFNPAYSYYIYYCYANLYTLNKLRESKGMTTIKLRPHSGEAGDVDHLAATFLTAHNIAHGINLRKSPVLQYLYYLAQIGLAMSPLSNNSLFLDYHRNPFPMFFLRGLNVSLSTDDPLQIHLTKEPLVEEYSIAASVWKLSSCDICEIARNSVYQSGFSHVLKSHWVGKEYYKRGPDGNDIHKTNVPHIRLEFRDMIWREEMQQVYLGNSIFAEHIDP
- the LOC113694951 gene encoding AMP deaminase isoform X1; translated protein: MDTYALHLAMAALVGASAVAVSAYYMHRKTLNHLLEFAKTIERERERGDAVAEDGGVGYGGGGADSPQHFKRYGSVDKRRNHGRRKGSGYYRRGSASLPDVTAISGGMDILDDRRNGPVHVDSIPTGLPRLHTLPEGKSNHASSAKRSGHLIRPTSPKSPVASVSAFESVEGSDDEDNMTDSAGLNDAYLHANGNADLPDHRNANNGEQMAMSASSMIRSHSVSGDLHSVQPDPVAADILRKEPEQETFVKLKIAPRETPSPDEVDVYRNLQVCLEMRKTYVFREAVAPWEKEIITDPSTPKPIPNPFDYMPERKSDHSFQMEDGVVQVYANKEATEKLFPVADATTFFTDLHHILKVIAAGNIRTLCHHRLVLLEQKFNLHLMLNADREFLAQKSAPHRDFYNVRKVDTHVHHSACMNQKHLLRFIKSKLRKEPDEVVIFRDGTYLTLKEVFESLDLSGYDLNVDLLDVHADKSTFHRFDKFNLKYNPCGQSRLREIFLKQENLIQGRFLGELTKQVFSDLEASKYQVRPLCMAEYRVSIYGRKQSEWDQLASWIVNNDLYSENVVWLIQLPRLYNVYKEMGIVTSFQNILDNVFLPLFEVTVDPDSHPQLHVFLKQVVGFDLVDDESKPERRPTKHMPTPAQWTNIFNPAYSYYIYYCYANLYTLNKLRESKGMTTIKLRPHSGEAGDVDHLAATFLTAHNIAHGINLRKSPVLQYLYYLAQIGLAMSPLSNNSLFLDYHRNPFPMFFLRGLNVSLSTDDPLQIHLTKEPLVEEYSIAASVWKLSSCDICEIARNSVYQSGFSHVLKSHWVGKEYYKRGPDGNDIHKTNVPHIRLEFRDMKFYLLEWSLVDDGGLCLKISFQNPSWIR